TAacctgttttttgttttgttttacctTGCTGTTAAAAGTACCATCTTTTAGTTTAAGCTGCTGAAAAAGTtcgttattgttattattatttgcaaCACAGTTCGTGGATTGAGATAGTTTTCGCAATATACCAGGTCTGGTGTTGACAACTTGTACATCACTGTTAACAGAATGTATCTGAACAATGTGTGGTATTTCATCCACTTCATTAAATTCCtctaaaaatgttttttcttcCTGCAACTTCAATACACAGTCTTGTTTTGAAGAAAACTCACTGGAAAGAGGTTTTATGTTTGTTAATGATTTTGATCTGCGAATCGGAAGTTTAATAAAACTCCCTAGGCGAAAATTGCACTGGGAATGGAACGATGCTGCTCTTCTGCCATTTTTTCCAAAACCGGGTGAATTAAATAACTTTGAAGACATCTTAGAAGCTGATGCATCTGGGCCTCTTCTTCGACTCGAGTACAAGATTATAATAATGCCTGAAACGAGTCCgattggtacgaatactaccaAAGTCGAATATGTATAAAACCATGGAATTTTACGCATCCGTCTCGACTCCCATCGATCAGGGAGCTTAAAAGTAGAATAAAGAGCTTTGAAGCCAGTACGTGCATTACCACCAGTTGATAAATAACGCAGCTTTGCTATTGCAGATTGAAAAACAATCATCTTTGTGGAATTTCCACAAATTGAAGCAATAGTTCTGTTTTTTGGTTTATCGATATTAGAATCAACAATAGATGTTAAATTTGCCTGCTCTTTTGCCCAAGTAATAAAATTTTCTAGGGCCCCAGGATTTGCTGTTCTATTCACTGTGGTAGAATAAATTTCAAGATCAGTTTGCAATGTTGCACCCACTTTTTCATAGATAATCTGCATGCTAGAGTTGCTACGCATCTGTAGGACTTCACAATCGCTGATGTTCACCTCGAGTGGTCTCAGATACCCATATAAGGTATCTTTTGGTCTTGTGAAAACCCACTGACAATCAACAATTTCAGGCTTTAGAGGTAATCCGGTAAATACAGGTGAAGAAATATATGTTTTGGAATCTGCATATCCTCCGCATCTGTAAGATTGAGTATATATGTATAGACTATAACCATTTGCATGCACGCACGTCTACAGAGCTCAGGCTGAAGCAAATTCCTGAGTAAATCAAGatcaatttttctatttcaaaattgcaaaacacATCTGTGATTGTATTTTATTGCCTCATTATTCAGCAAAACCATGATAGCACATATACATCATCATTAAATTTCGTAGCGCAGCGAATTTAAATAATGCAATTGTATTCTGTACTCACGTAAAATATACGAAATCCATTTGTAATGGATTGTTgcctttatttttatattcgaGCAACAGAAATCCGCTTGTGGCTTTGGCTGGTTTTAAGAACGCCCAATCCATCGATACAAAACCATCAGACCATTCGAGAGACGAGATTAGAGGCGAATCATCTTTCCATCCATCTCGAGCGTCCAATTTGAAATAATAGTCGATGTCTTCATCCATACTAAATGTTGTATTTACAGTCGACAGCCCAATCTAAAAAATGAAAGTCAATATGAACAATATTACGGCAGTGTGTAGTTTGAAGTCGTCATATCATAAAATGTTAAAAGAACGAACGAAGCGCATTAGAATACATTTGAACCTGATTTTTCGAAATATTATTCTTAAATCTCTCGGGAATGCAATCAACTAATAACATAGAACAGTCATATTTATCTGGCATGGCTTAAATATCGCATTAGCAAAAGGTCACGAGCTGATCATGGCCACCATCAAGAAAATTTTTAGTCGTCATTCCAAACTACCTAACCCAGGGTTATGAAAATAGATTCTTTACCCACCGAGAACGACACGATCAAGAACATAATATATACTTGATATCTCTATGCGAATATATCTATGTTTGTGTCGTTAAATATCATACTTACTGTATTGTGAACATCGTCCGCCTTCAATAACCATCTACAATGTACTGGTTCGTTGTTGGTGTTTCTTGGTATCGAAAGCAATTTTGCTTTACTTCCTACCCAATACGACCCGCTGCAGCCGGGATGGAATAGTGAGGTAGAGTTTGGAGTTTCAGGCAAAGAACGAGTCGCATTTGGTTCTAAACCACTTCCATCTACAACTTCAGGCTCTGCCGAGAAACCTGAAATGACAATTTGTCCAGTCTGATAAGAAATAGGGTATATCAGtgtagtattttgtattgatcGATCTGTGAATATGTCATTATTAACTAAATTCTCATCGCAGGATAAAAATAAAAGCGTGACACCATAGTACACCAATATGAGCcgtataatgtatatatatattatgtaacaTTCAATTCTTGCAAGAAGCTGGTTCATCTTTAAAATGACATCACATTGGGAAGCGTGGGCGTTGTGTCTTCTCTAAAAACTAAAAACGCAAGATTTATAGTTTTATACAACGGTTATATTTCTGTGATTTCAGTTTAGGACCACACATTATTTTCCCCAGCCTTTTATTTTGGGGAGTGTTTCCAAATTTAGTGggtggtagatattttgttatcaatGATAAAACcatctgtaacttataaaaatgtgtcaTGTATTAAAATGATCATCTTCACCGGTATATGAGCCACTAGAACCCCTAGTCACCAAAAAAGGTATATAAGTAAGTTTAGGATTATAATGACATAGAAAGTCTAATAACAATGGTGCACCATTTCAGGtatattcatttcatttcaTCGCCCTAACCGAATT
The sequence above is a segment of the Styela clava chromosome 7, kaStyClav1.hap1.2, whole genome shotgun sequence genome. Coding sequences within it:
- the LOC120328400 gene encoding uncharacterized protein LOC120328400 — protein: MNRRYRQTRKQQHTFRNIIGIILSVHVLFGFSAEPEVVDGSGLEPNATRSLPETPNSTSLFHPGCSGSYWVGSKAKLLSIPRNTNNEPVHCRWLLKADDVHNTIGLSTVNTTFSMDEDIDYYFKLDARDGWKDDSPLISSLEWSDGFVSMDWAFLKPAKATSGFLLLEYKNKGNNPLQMDFVYFTCGGYADSKTYISSPVFTGLPLKPEIVDCQWVFTRPKDTLYGYLRPLEVNISDCEVLQMRSNSSMQIIYEKVGATLQTDLEIYSTTVNRTANPGALENFITWAKEQANLTSIVDSNIDKPKNRTIASICGNSTKMIVFQSAIAKLRYLSTGGNARTGFKALYSTFKLPDRWESRRMRKIPWFYTYSTLVVFVPIGLVSGIIIILYSSRRRGPDASASKMSSKLFNSPGFGKNGRRAASFHSQCNFRLGSFIKLPIRRSKSLTNIKPLSSEFSSKQDCVLKLQEEKTFLEEFNEVDEIPHIVQIHSVNSDVQVVNTRPGILRKLSQSTNCVANNNNNNELFQQLKLKDGTFNSKVKQNKKQVKFTKSSLVTDGTQTL